The DNA window GTTGAAGTTAGAGTCAAAGTGCTACTGCTGTGATTGAGCGCCGAAAACGGGCGACCACCTTTTTGTCTCGAGGCCTTTAGCAAGTAGTGTTTGGCAGCATTTCTCCCACGTCTTTGGGCTGATGATCCAGGGTAGTGGGGTGGCCATGAGGCTTGCCAGCTGGCTCTTGTCTCATTGGTTTGTTTAACAGAATCATATTCGTGTCATTCTTCCTCTATCAATTTTGTAGTTCCTTTGGAAAGGCCGTAATAAGGCCCGCTTTGAGGGGATGAGTATTTCGTCCGATTAGATAATCAACCAGGCGTGCGCATTTCTCGACCAATTGGGTAGGGGTGGCCTGCTTAAGATGGCGTATTTCAAAGGGAACACAGATTGTGCTTGGGTACAATATGGTAAGGTCAAGGAAAAATTGGTACAGCTTCGCGCCTTTTCTTGGGTGAAACCTCCAGGGCAAGCTGTGAAACTCAATACTAATGCAAGTGTCGTAAGCGGGCGTGCTAGTAGTGGAGGGGTAGTGCGTTCGGCTGAGGGTGATTTAGTGTTTGCCTTTTATAAGGAGTTTGGAGATCAAGATGTTCTCTCTGCAGAAGCATTGGCATTGCTGAAGGGCCTACGTTCTTGCCAGGACAACAATCTCTTGGGATTCGTAGCGGAAGTGGATTCTAGTACTTTAGTGAGTGTCGTGTCCTCCAAGTTGTCATCTCGCTGGCCATTATGCAATATTATTAGGCATATTCAATTCTTGGTGGGGAATTTAGGAGTATCTTTGGTTCACACGTACGGAGAATCAAATGCGGTTGCAGATGCTTTGGCCGTCTTGAACCTACGATCAGATGTCCGGTTCTCAAGTGATGTAGCTCTCCCTTCTAAAGTTCAGTCACTTTTACAGTTAGATAAGTTGTCCACTCCGTATGTGAGATTATGTACGGTTTCAGGTTAGGTCAGGTCACGCGGTCAGTGTAATTTCTCGTTTCTTTGCTAATAAAGATCGAattcattgaaaaaaaaatgtgtacCAAGTcccctaaaatgaattttaaattaaaaaaaatagaaaaaaccatttttaaacgactccaagtcttcgaaaatcaagagaaaagggctcgggagtcacggttgaagaaagggaaggtaaGAATAAAATCCaagcaccctttcaacctagccaaggctagttgcgtgatttagtcgaaaaattttcttagttTAACCTAAAAACTTACCACACTTGGAtgttactatatgaatgcaaacctaaacCTAATGGCTAACGGAAGGGTCAATATGTCTCTTCGAAATTTTTGCGATGTGATGGTGCAAATCGCATTAGTTGTGATGCCCAaaagtgattctttgaagaggtcacaaATATGCAACAatgagatttgaaaaaaatagaaaaattataatatacaaACATACATGACCTAAAAaaaggaatgcaacataacggaTACAGGGGCTAAGATTCATGACTCAAGTTTctcttttatagagggaatacgagcgtgctaaggctaagaagccatactcgtccatatcccatatttaaaggGTAACTctcctatctaatcaagcaaatgatctaacctagttctaattttcttaaatgaaatgcaagtctacaTGTCATGTTTTATATATGGGGATGAGGGATACATATAgggaaaatatcatgcaaaatgataaaatcctaaaaagtagaaaatatacATGAAATGCAGTGATTTGTCACgcaaacatgatctaacgcgcaaacggtcctaagggtctagcgttggactagcccatatctataagctcttcactagcgttggactagcgagaaATCGGAGAGGaagaccacaactagcgttggactagtgtggtgacgtcatgcatttattataattaaataaatcatataaaacataattaaaacatgtaatcacataaaacacatagaacacataacacataggcataatttctaaatgcaaaaccctaatgaaagcaagtaaacacataatcacacaagcatgcaagcacacaagcatataaaagcaaatagaaatctaactattacattcggagCCCTAATTACAATTTAAGagggaaaagaataaaataataaaccTAACtgttacatttatctaactaattacatttttaataagaattaaatcctatctattacataaactagctaaatacatgtcttgaaccccctatctattacaatttggcgtttaattgcctctcaaataatcaaaaattaaattaaaataaatatacaaaattaaaaataaataaagtgaataaataaataaataaatgaagtaaaataaaataaaacattcaaaaacatgcaattacacacataaaatcacataggatCACATAggatttttaaataataaaagaaaataccTCCCTTTGAAGTAGTAGCTAATTGGGTTTGGATTTACCCTATTTAAAGCTCCAAAAATCAACAAAGTAGTcaatgtaccaatttaattaacgcATAAAAGCAATAATAtgtaaagaaatggaaataatcatgaaattgaaca is part of the Coffea eugenioides isolate CCC68of chromosome 6, Ceug_1.0, whole genome shotgun sequence genome and encodes:
- the LOC113774104 gene encoding uncharacterized protein LOC113774104 produces the protein MAYFKGNTDCAWVQYGKVKEKLVQLRAFSWVKPPGQAVKLNTNASVVSGRASSGGVVRSAEGDLVFAFYKEFGDQDVLSAEALALLKGLRSCQDNNLLGFVAEVDSSTLVSVVSSKLSSRWPLCNIIRHIQFLVGNLGVSLVHTYGESNAVADALAVLNLRSDVRFSSDVALPSKVQSLLQLDKLSTPYVRLCTVSG